In one Plasmodium reichenowi strain SY57 chromosome 7, whole genome shotgun sequence genomic region, the following are encoded:
- a CDS encoding chloroquine resistance transporter encodes MKFASKKNNQKNSSKNDERYRELDNLVQEGNGSGLGGGSCLGKCAHVFKLIFKEIKDNIFIYILSIIYLSVCVMNKIFAKRTLNKIGNYSFVTSETHNFVCMIMFFIVYSLFGNKKGNSKERHRSFNLQFFAISMLDACSVILAFIGLTRTTGNIQSFVLQLSIPINMFFCFLILRYRYHLYNYLGAVIIVVTIALVEMKLSFETQEENSIIFNLVLISALIPVCFSNMTREIVFKKYKIDILRLNAMVSFFQLFTSCLILPVYTLPFLKQLHLPYNEIWTNIKNGFACLFLGRNTVVENCGLGMAKLCDDCDGAWKTFALFSFFNICDNLITSYIINKFSTMTYTIVSCIQGPAIAIAYYFKFLAGDVVREPRLLDFVTLFGYLFGSIIYRVGNIILERKRMRNEENEDSEGELTNVDSIITQ; translated from the exons atgaaattcgcaagtaaaaaaaataatcaaaaaaattcaaGCAAAAATGACGAGCGTTATAGAGAATTAGATAATTTAGTACAAGAAGGAA ATGGCTCAGGGTTAGGTGGAGGTTCTTGTCTTGGTAAATGTGCTCATGTGTTTAAACTTATTTTTAAAGAGATTAAggataatatttttatttatattttaagtattatttatttaagtGTATGTGTaatgaataaaatttttGCGAAAAGAACTTTAAACAAAATTGGTAACTATAGTTTTGTAACATCCGAAACTCACAACTTTGTTTGTATGATTATGTTCTTTATTGTTTATTCCTTATTTGGAAATAAAAAGGGAAATTCAAAA GAACGACACCGAAGTTTTAATTTACAATTTTTTGCTATATCCATGTTAGATGCCTGTTCAGTCATTTTGGCCTTCATAGGTCTTACAAGAACTACTGGAAATATCCAATCATTTGTTCTTCAATTAAGTATTCCtattaatatgtttttctgctttttaatattaagaTATAG ATACCACTTATACAATTATCTCGGAGCagttattattgttgtaACAATAGCTCTTGTAGAAATGAAATTATCTTTTGAAACACAAGAAGAAAATTCTATCATATTTAATCTTGTCTTAATTAGTGCCTTAATT cCTGTATGCTTTTCAAACATGACAAGGGAAAtagtttttaaaaaatataagattGACATTTTAAGATTAAAT GCTATGGTATCCTTTTTCCAATTGTTCACTTCTTGTCTTATATTACCTGTATACACCCTTccatttttaaaacaaC TTCATTTACcatataatgaaatatggacaaatataaaaaatggtTTCGCATGCTTATTCTTGGGAAGAAACACAGTCGTAGAG AATTGTGGTCTTGGTATGGCCAAGTTATGTGATGATTGTGACGGAGCATGG aaaaCCTTCGCTTTGTTTTCCttctttaatatttgtGATAATTTAATAACCAGCTAT ATTATCAACAAATTTTCTACCATGACATATACTATTGTCAGTTGTATACAAGGTCCAGCAATAGCAATTGCTTATTACTTTAAATTCTTAGCC GGTGATGTTGTAAGAGAACCAAGATTATTAGATTTCGTAACTTTG TTTGGCTACCTATTTGGTTCTATAATTTACCGTGTAGGAAATATTATCTTGGAAA GAAAAAGAATGAgaaatgaagaaaatgaagattCCGAAGGAGAATTAACCAATGTCGATTCAATTATTAcacaataa